The segment ATACAGGTATCTGCCGCCCGTTAAACAGAACCAGACAACCGTGTATGCCCTTTCGGGAATTACCGAGGTCAACAATCCCACACGCGGCGATGAAAAGCTCCTGCTCTCGTACCAGAATAAAACCGCGGTTAAACATGGCCAGGCGCCTGACAACCCTAAAAAGATGTCGCAGGCCGAGCTCAGTCTCTACCGGAAAATCATCAACTCCATCCATACTGAGGAGGTCCTTCTTATTTCCGATAAGATACTGTTTAATTTCGGAAGCGCCACCATTCTTCCAGAGTCATACAAAGAACTCGATTCAATTGCCGGCAAACTGATAAAGAAGGGCGTCCGGATCAGGATAGACGGGCACACCGACGATATCGGCACCGCCACCATCAACCAGAAGGTGTCGGTGTTCCGCGCGAAAGCGGTGCGGGAATACCTTATCGGCAAGGGCGTCAGCGAGAACAGGCTCTTTGTCGCGGGTTTCGGGTCGTCGAAGCCGATCGATGACAATACCAATGAGGCCGGCAGGGCGCGCAACCGGCGCGTGGAGTTTATCGTGGTGCAATAGGCATGTTCTGAAGTGGTTATC is part of the Spirochaetota bacterium genome and harbors:
- a CDS encoding OmpA family protein → MKAKKKTEPQPESFFSIRRLKIAGSIIVILALSVTILYFLVRNRIVIRPPLLVLENPRITFVLGEVRHRQDVDSRWRETAVGTTLKEKYELKTGPKGLADIVFNGGSAVRVASNSIFTFDRLTIKEIALRLNSGSLYGAYHRLFQDQNIIIHTPTATASVRGTELGFEIRDVYSRPAQKTFFGYRYLPPVKQNQTTVYALSGITEVNNPTRGDEKLLLSYQNKTAVKHGQAPDNPKKMSQAELSLYRKIINSIHTEEVLLISDKILFNFGSATILPESYKELDSIAGKLIKKGVRIRIDGHTDDIGTATINQKVSVFRAKAVREYLIGKGVSENRLFVAGFGSSKPIDDNTNEAGRARNRRVEFIVVQ